From a region of the Candidatus Sulfotelmatobacter sp. genome:
- a CDS encoding zinc-dependent alcohol dehydrogenase family protein, whose amino-acid sequence MRAALLEAPGAPFRVAALATPSLAPGEVLVRVLASGVNPLDLKIAAGAAAHARHPLPAVLGLDLAGVVEAVGAEVGRFRPGDAVYGMTGGVAGVPGSLAEYAAVDARLLAIKPENLSMREAAALPLVVITAWEGLIDRAAVGPEQSVLVHGGAGGVGHVAIQLARGLGARVAATASARHRAIVERLGATFVDYANESVAGYVERLTAAHGFDVVYDTVGGATLDASFEAVRRYGHVVSALGWGTHALAPLSFRGASYSGVFTLLPLLTGEGRERHGAILESARVLIETGTLTPLVDPHRYTLETVGDAYALLERRENEGKIVVDVGPAPQVTEERDGFVYGEF is encoded by the coding sequence ATGCGGGCCGCCCTCCTCGAGGCGCCCGGCGCGCCCTTCCGCGTGGCCGCGCTGGCCACACCGTCCCTGGCTCCCGGCGAAGTGCTCGTGCGCGTCCTGGCTTCGGGCGTCAACCCGCTCGACCTCAAGATCGCGGCCGGCGCCGCCGCGCACGCGCGCCACCCGCTGCCCGCCGTCCTCGGCCTGGATCTGGCCGGCGTGGTCGAGGCGGTCGGCGCCGAGGTCGGCCGCTTCCGGCCGGGCGACGCCGTCTACGGCATGACCGGCGGAGTCGCCGGCGTGCCGGGCTCGCTGGCGGAATACGCCGCCGTCGACGCGCGGCTGCTGGCCATCAAGCCGGAGAACCTCTCGATGCGCGAGGCGGCGGCGCTGCCGCTGGTCGTCATCACCGCCTGGGAGGGGCTGATCGACCGGGCCGCCGTGGGACCAGAGCAGAGCGTGCTCGTGCACGGCGGCGCGGGCGGCGTCGGCCACGTCGCGATCCAGCTCGCGCGCGGCCTGGGCGCGCGCGTCGCCGCGACCGCCTCGGCGCGTCATCGCGCGATCGTCGAGCGCTTGGGCGCGACGTTCGTCGACTACGCGAACGAGAGCGTCGCCGGGTACGTCGAGCGGCTCACCGCCGCTCACGGCTTCGACGTCGTCTACGACACCGTCGGCGGCGCGACGCTGGACGCCTCGTTCGAAGCCGTCCGTCGCTACGGTCACGTCGTGAGCGCGCTGGGCTGGGGCACGCACGCGCTCGCGCCGCTCTCGTTCCGCGGCGCCAGCTACTCGGGCGTCTTCACCTTGCTGCCGCTGCTGACCGGCGAGGGACGCGAACGCCACGGCGCGATCCTCGAGAGCGCGCGCGTGCTGATCGAAACGGGAACGCTCACGCCGCTGGTCGACCCGCACCGCTATACGCTCGAGACCGTCGGCGACGCCTACGCGCTGCTCGAACGGCGCGAGAACGAGGGCAAGATCGTCGTCGACGTCGGCCCCGCGCCGCAGGTCACCGAAGAGCGCGACGGCTTCGTCTACGGCGAGTTCTAG
- a CDS encoding diguanylate cyclase, giving the protein MEATTALLRIAARFSGAAAALVARTGDETPVAAWGCEPAAARALLRVVRGEPASAERFVRRIPLQLRDGTHGELLLAVPSINAEGRVLANLAAEIGAICDVAGEAEPSSAIERLIEGIEHLGDAVALLQIARDVRVAPIVLYVNAGFTRLFGYSAESVVGGPADVLWGAGTSDERLYWLRERMAAGENARMVVEFTTRDGTPLWTELSTVAVQTSDGPGLQVVTYRDVSARKQFEAALAAEKRKLQTTLAAIAEAVITVLPDGRVDYVNDAAQVLLGIDLVEAYGRDVHDVMQVIDAAGGAVELFARANEPVRGEGFLRSRAGGMIDVAYVASHIEGEPEGTVIVLRDITAEKGRAMQLSFEASHDALTGLENRRAFLEQLDDALRAARAHGQHHVVGFLDLDHFKVVNDRFGHATGDRLLREIGHVMGRVVRGGDVLARIGGDEFALLLSNCRMSDARRVAEKIREAVDAYRIEYAGQQLGVGVSVGLAPLDADSVDAEQALGEADAACYQAKAAGRNAIVG; this is encoded by the coding sequence ATGGAGGCTACTACCGCACTGCTCCGCATCGCCGCCCGTTTCAGCGGCGCGGCCGCGGCGCTCGTCGCTCGTACCGGCGACGAGACGCCCGTAGCGGCGTGGGGCTGCGAGCCGGCGGCGGCCCGCGCGCTGCTGCGCGTGGTGCGCGGTGAACCGGCCAGTGCCGAACGGTTCGTGCGCCGCATCCCGCTGCAGCTGCGCGACGGCACGCACGGCGAGCTGCTGCTCGCCGTGCCGTCGATCAACGCCGAGGGGCGCGTGCTCGCGAACCTGGCCGCGGAGATCGGCGCGATCTGCGACGTCGCGGGGGAAGCGGAGCCCTCGTCGGCGATCGAGCGGCTGATCGAAGGGATCGAGCATCTCGGCGACGCGGTCGCGCTCCTGCAGATCGCGCGCGACGTGCGCGTCGCGCCGATCGTCCTGTACGTCAACGCCGGCTTCACGCGGTTGTTCGGCTATTCGGCGGAGAGCGTCGTCGGCGGCCCGGCCGACGTCCTGTGGGGAGCGGGCACCAGCGACGAGCGGCTGTACTGGCTGCGCGAACGGATGGCCGCCGGCGAGAACGCACGCATGGTCGTCGAGTTCACCACCCGTGACGGCACGCCGCTGTGGACGGAGCTCTCGACCGTCGCGGTCCAGACCTCCGACGGGCCGGGTCTGCAAGTCGTCACCTACCGCGACGTCAGCGCGCGCAAGCAATTCGAAGCGGCGCTGGCGGCGGAGAAGCGCAAGCTGCAGACGACGCTGGCGGCGATCGCCGAAGCGGTGATCACCGTCTTGCCCGACGGGCGCGTCGACTACGTCAACGACGCGGCGCAAGTGCTGCTGGGGATCGACCTGGTCGAAGCCTACGGCCGGGACGTGCACGACGTCATGCAGGTGATCGATGCCGCCGGCGGTGCGGTCGAGCTGTTCGCGCGCGCCAACGAGCCGGTGCGCGGGGAAGGCTTCCTGCGCTCGCGCGCCGGCGGGATGATCGACGTCGCCTACGTGGCCTCGCACATCGAGGGCGAGCCCGAGGGGACGGTCATCGTGCTGCGCGACATCACGGCGGAGAAGGGCCGCGCGATGCAGCTCAGCTTCGAGGCCTCGCACGACGCGCTGACGGGACTGGAGAACCGGCGCGCGTTCCTCGAGCAGCTCGACGACGCGCTGCGCGCGGCCCGGGCGCACGGCCAGCATCACGTCGTCGGCTTCCTCGACCTCGACCACTTCAAGGTCGTCAACGATCGCTTCGGCCACGCGACCGGCGACCGCTTGTTGCGCGAGATCGGCCACGTCATGGGGCGGGTCGTGCGCGGCGGCGACGTGTTGGCGCGCATCGGCGGCGACGAGTTCGCGCTGCTGCTGAGCAACTGCCGGATGAGCGACGCGCGCCGCGTCGCCGAGAAGATCCGCGAGGCGGTGGACGCCTATCGGATCGAGTACGCCGGCCAGCAGCTCGGCGTCGGCGTCTCGGTCGGACTGGCGCCGCTCGACGCCGACAGCGTCGATGCCGAGCAGGCGCTGGGCGAGGCGGACGCGGCGTGCTATCAAGCCAAAGCGGCCGGGCGAAACGCCATCGTCGGGTAA
- the hutG gene encoding N-formylglutamate deformylase produces the protein MSEHAAELRRGEGALVISVPHVGTELPPALAARLTDAGRTLIDTDWYVDRLYPFARDLDATVLCARWSRYLVDVNRDPSGASLYPGQRTTSVCPIETFEGQPLYAAGDEPGAAEIAQRCAGAFEPYHAALRAELERVRALHGYVVLLDAHSIWGRLPLLFEGELPDLNLGTNDGRSLPPRMRESARVAAEASTYSVVLDGRFKGGFITRSYGKPADGVYAIQIELNQRTYLADGSRTAWDDAKAARLSRVLHRVCQALLASAATLTHSPTHS, from the coding sequence GTGAGCGAGCACGCGGCCGAGCTGCGGCGCGGCGAGGGCGCGCTGGTGATCAGCGTCCCCCACGTCGGGACCGAGCTGCCGCCGGCGCTGGCGGCGCGGCTGACCGACGCCGGGCGCACGCTGATCGACACCGATTGGTACGTCGACCGGCTCTATCCGTTCGCGCGCGATCTCGACGCGACCGTGCTGTGCGCGCGGTGGTCGCGCTATCTGGTCGACGTCAACCGCGATCCGTCCGGCGCCTCGCTCTACCCCGGCCAGCGGACGACCTCGGTCTGCCCGATCGAGACGTTCGAGGGCCAGCCGCTCTACGCCGCGGGCGACGAGCCCGGTGCGGCCGAGATCGCGCAGCGCTGCGCCGGCGCGTTCGAACCGTATCACGCCGCGCTGCGCGCCGAGCTCGAGCGGGTGCGCGCGTTGCACGGCTACGTGGTCCTGCTCGACGCGCACTCGATCTGGGGCCGGTTGCCGCTGCTGTTCGAGGGCGAGCTGCCCGACCTCAATCTGGGCACCAACGACGGCCGCTCGTTGCCGCCCCGGATGCGCGAGTCGGCGCGCGTGGCCGCCGAGGCGAGCACCTACTCCGTCGTCCTCGACGGACGCTTCAAGGGCGGTTTCATCACCCGCAGCTACGGGAAACCCGCCGACGGCGTCTACGCGATCCAGATCGAGCTGAACCAGCGGACGTACCTGGCCGACGGTTCGCGCACGGCGTGGGACGACGCCAAGGCCGCGCGGCTCTCGCGCGTCCTGCACCGCGTCTGTCAGGCGCTGCTCGCGTCGGCTGCGACGCTGACCCACTCGCCCACCCACTCGTAA
- the hutH gene encoding histidine ammonia-lyase has product MTGALERPPFVLRPGALRARDVRALLQDDATVVVDGAARAGVERAAAVVRAIAARDESVYGVNTGFGKLAHTRIPRERLADLQRNLVLSHACGVGAPLDRATTRLAIVLKAGSLARGYSGVRWEVIQTLLALLERDVVPVIPAQGSVGASGDLAPLAHLAAVLLGVGEAWHRAERMPAADALARAGIAPLALEAKEGLALLNGTQISTALALRALITLENLLAATLVAGALTVDAALGSTRPFDPRIHAIRGHDAQSAIASAMRGLLAGSAINDSHANCGRVQDPYSLRCIPQVLGACLRTLRDASAILVDEANAVSDNPLVFVDTGEVVSGGNFHAEPVAFVADALAVAIAEVGNLSERRTALLVDPTFSQLPAFLAADPGLESGYMIAQVTAAALASENKGLAHPASVDTIPTSAGQEDHVSMATHAARRLGPMLDNACAIVAIELLAAARGIAFRRPLRSSAPLEDALLALADAVQADDPGAPAPAHDLGGDRALAPAIASLTRLVRSGAFAGYAAELLPTAAPA; this is encoded by the coding sequence GTGACCGGCGCGCTGGAGCGGCCGCCGTTCGTGCTGCGGCCGGGCGCGCTGCGCGCGCGCGACGTGCGCGCCTTGCTGCAGGACGACGCGACGGTGGTGGTCGACGGCGCCGCGCGCGCGGGCGTCGAGCGGGCCGCGGCGGTGGTGCGCGCAATCGCCGCGCGCGACGAGAGCGTCTATGGCGTCAACACCGGGTTCGGGAAGCTGGCGCACACGCGCATCCCGCGCGAACGGCTGGCCGACCTGCAGCGCAATCTCGTGCTCTCGCACGCCTGCGGCGTCGGCGCGCCGCTCGACCGCGCGACGACGCGCCTGGCGATCGTGCTCAAAGCCGGCTCGCTGGCGCGCGGCTACAGCGGCGTGCGCTGGGAGGTCATCCAGACGCTGCTGGCGCTGCTCGAGCGCGACGTCGTGCCGGTCATCCCCGCGCAGGGCTCGGTCGGCGCGTCCGGCGACCTGGCGCCGCTCGCGCACCTCGCGGCGGTGCTGCTCGGCGTCGGCGAAGCCTGGCACCGCGCGGAGCGGATGCCGGCCGCCGACGCGCTGGCGCGCGCGGGGATCGCGCCGCTCGCGCTCGAGGCGAAGGAAGGCCTGGCCCTGCTCAACGGCACGCAGATCTCGACCGCGCTCGCGCTGCGCGCGCTGATCACGCTGGAGAACCTGCTGGCCGCGACGCTGGTCGCCGGCGCGCTCACCGTCGACGCCGCGCTCGGCAGCACGCGTCCGTTCGATCCGCGCATCCACGCCATCCGCGGTCACGACGCGCAGAGCGCGATCGCGAGCGCGATGCGCGGCCTGTTGGCGGGCAGCGCCATCAACGACTCGCACGCCAACTGCGGGCGCGTGCAAGACCCGTACTCGCTGCGCTGCATCCCGCAGGTGCTGGGCGCGTGTCTGCGCACGCTGCGCGACGCGAGCGCGATCCTGGTCGACGAGGCCAACGCGGTCAGTGACAACCCGTTGGTCTTCGTCGACACGGGCGAGGTCGTCAGCGGCGGCAACTTCCATGCCGAGCCGGTCGCGTTCGTGGCCGACGCGCTGGCGGTGGCGATCGCGGAAGTCGGCAACCTCTCGGAGCGGCGCACCGCGCTGCTGGTCGATCCGACCTTCAGCCAGCTGCCGGCGTTCTTGGCCGCCGATCCGGGCCTGGAGTCCGGCTACATGATCGCCCAGGTCACCGCCGCGGCGCTGGCCTCGGAGAACAAGGGGCTCGCGCACCCGGCCAGCGTCGACACGATCCCGACCTCAGCCGGCCAAGAAGATCACGTCTCGATGGCGACCCACGCCGCGCGACGGTTGGGCCCGATGCTCGACAACGCGTGCGCGATCGTCGCGATCGAGCTGCTGGCGGCGGCGCGCGGGATCGCCTTCCGGCGCCCGTTGCGCAGCTCGGCGCCGCTCGAGGACGCCCTGCTCGCGCTCGCCGACGCCGTGCAGGCCGACGATCCGGGCGCGCCCGCGCCCGCGCACGATCTCGGCGGCGACCGCGCGCTGGCGCCCGCGATCGCGTCGCTGACGCGCCTGGTCCGCTCGGGCGCGTTCGCCGGCTACGCCGCCGAGCTGCTCCCGACGGCGGCGCCGGCGTGA
- a CDS encoding dienelactone hydrolase family protein yields the protein MADKHSIARAEFVPFGGDRRAYYALPAGAGPFPGVLVYQEAFGVNEYMQSEVRRCAEHGYAAIAPDLFHGEVFPYEFDKVLPKLQTLTDEGMLADVNDAIAFLDAQPQVAKSALGAVGFCMGGRLAFLSAVALPRVGAAVSFYGGGIAPDQPRHFKPLADRVPDVHGRLLLIYGADDQSIAPTEHGRLAQALSEAKKDYGIRVYPGAGHGFASRDRESYRPAVAQAAWDETFAVFAATLR from the coding sequence ATGGCTGACAAGCACTCGATCGCGCGTGCCGAGTTCGTTCCGTTCGGCGGCGACCGGCGCGCCTATTACGCGCTGCCGGCCGGCGCCGGCCCTTTCCCCGGCGTCCTGGTCTACCAAGAGGCGTTCGGCGTCAACGAGTACATGCAGAGCGAAGTGCGGCGCTGCGCCGAGCACGGCTACGCGGCGATCGCGCCCGACTTGTTCCACGGTGAGGTCTTCCCGTACGAGTTCGACAAGGTGTTGCCGAAGCTGCAGACGCTCACCGACGAGGGGATGCTGGCCGACGTCAACGACGCGATCGCGTTCCTCGACGCGCAGCCGCAGGTGGCCAAGAGCGCGCTGGGCGCGGTCGGCTTCTGCATGGGCGGCCGGCTCGCGTTTCTGTCGGCGGTCGCGCTGCCGCGCGTCGGCGCGGCCGTGTCGTTCTACGGCGGCGGCATCGCGCCGGATCAGCCGCGCCACTTCAAGCCGCTGGCCGATCGCGTCCCCGACGTGCACGGACGGCTGCTGCTGATCTACGGCGCCGACGATCAGTCGATCGCGCCGACCGAGCACGGCCGTTTGGCGCAAGCGCTCTCCGAGGCGAAGAAGGACTACGGCATCCGCGTCTATCCGGGCGCCGGCCACGGCTTCGCCTCGCGCGACCGGGAGAGCTATCGACCTGCGGTGGCGCAGGCCGCCTGGGACGAGACCTTCGCCGTCTTCGCGGCGACGTTGCGCTAG
- the hutU gene encoding urocanate hydratase, with translation MIQDIARTVRAPRGTTLRARSWQTEAPLRMLMNNLDPEVAERPGDLVVYGGIGKAARDWPAFDRIVAELERLGEDETLAIQSGKPVGVFRTHPDAPRVVIANSNLVPHWATWEHFHELDRKGLMMFGQMTAGSWIYIGSQGIVQGTYETFVEMGRRHYGGDLGGRWMLTAGLGGMGGAQPLAATMAGASLLAIECDPSRIEKRLQTRYLDRRAESLDEALALIDQATRTRVPVSVGVVGNAAELVPELLRRGVRPDAVTDQTSAHDPVNGYLPAGWTLAEWRERRERDPRSVAAAAKRSMVAHVEAMVGFHRLGVPTFDYGNNIRQMALETGLADAFAFPGFVPAYIRPLFCRGVGPFRWVALSGDPDDIAKTDAKVKELLPDDRHLHRWLDMAAERIAFQGLPARICWIGLGDRDRVGLAFNEMVARGELKAPIVIGRDHLDSGSVASPNRETEGMRDGSDAVSDWPLLNAMLNVAGGATWVSIHHGGGVGIGYSQHAGVVIVCDGSEAAAKRIARVLWNDPATGVARHADAGYDDALACAREHGLHLPMHGS, from the coding sequence GTGATCCAGGACATCGCGCGGACGGTCCGCGCCCCGCGCGGGACGACGCTGCGCGCGCGGAGTTGGCAGACCGAAGCACCGCTGCGCATGCTGATGAACAACCTCGATCCCGAGGTCGCCGAGCGGCCGGGCGATCTGGTCGTCTACGGCGGCATCGGCAAGGCGGCGCGCGATTGGCCCGCGTTCGACCGCATCGTCGCCGAGCTCGAGCGGCTCGGGGAGGACGAGACGCTGGCGATCCAGTCGGGCAAGCCGGTGGGCGTCTTTCGCACCCACCCCGACGCGCCGCGGGTGGTGATCGCGAACTCGAACTTGGTCCCGCACTGGGCGACGTGGGAGCACTTCCACGAGCTCGACCGCAAGGGGCTGATGATGTTCGGCCAGATGACGGCCGGTTCGTGGATCTACATCGGCTCGCAGGGCATCGTCCAAGGCACCTACGAGACGTTCGTCGAGATGGGACGCCGCCATTACGGCGGCGACCTGGGCGGCCGCTGGATGCTGACCGCGGGCCTGGGCGGGATGGGCGGCGCCCAGCCGCTGGCGGCGACCATGGCCGGCGCCTCGCTGCTGGCGATCGAGTGCGATCCCAGCCGCATCGAGAAGCGCCTGCAGACGCGCTACCTCGACCGCCGCGCCGAGTCGCTCGACGAAGCGCTGGCGCTGATCGACCAGGCGACGCGCACGCGCGTGCCGGTCTCGGTCGGCGTGGTGGGCAACGCGGCGGAGCTGGTGCCCGAGCTGTTGCGGCGCGGCGTGCGTCCCGACGCCGTCACCGACCAGACCTCGGCCCACGACCCCGTCAACGGCTATCTCCCGGCGGGCTGGACGCTCGCGGAATGGCGCGAACGGCGCGAGCGCGATCCGCGGAGCGTCGCCGCCGCGGCGAAGCGTTCGATGGTCGCGCACGTCGAAGCGATGGTCGGCTTCCACCGCCTGGGCGTGCCGACGTTCGACTACGGCAACAACATCCGCCAAATGGCGCTCGAGACCGGGCTGGCCGACGCGTTCGCGTTTCCCGGTTTCGTGCCGGCCTACATCCGGCCGCTGTTCTGCCGCGGCGTCGGCCCGTTCCGCTGGGTCGCGCTCTCGGGCGACCCCGACGACATCGCCAAGACCGACGCCAAGGTCAAGGAGCTGTTGCCGGACGACCGCCATCTGCACCGTTGGCTCGACATGGCCGCCGAACGCATCGCGTTCCAAGGCTTGCCGGCGCGCATCTGCTGGATCGGCTTGGGCGACCGCGACCGGGTGGGCCTGGCCTTCAACGAGATGGTCGCGCGCGGCGAGCTGAAGGCACCGATCGTCATCGGCCGCGACCACCTCGACAGCGGTTCGGTCGCCAGCCCCAACCGCGAGACCGAAGGGATGCGCGACGGCTCCGACGCGGTCAGCGATTGGCCGCTGCTCAACGCGATGCTCAACGTCGCGGGCGGAGCGACCTGGGTCTCGATCCATCACGGCGGCGGCGTGGGGATCGGGTACTCGCAGCACGCCGGCGTCGTCATCGTCTGCGACGGCAGCGAGGCGGCGGCGAAGCGCATCGCGCGCGTGCTGTGGAACGATCCGGCGACCGGTGTCGCGCGCCACGCCGACGCGGGCTACGACGACGCGCTGGCCTGCGCGCGCGAGCACGGCCTGCACCTGCCGATGCACGGATCGTGA
- a CDS encoding flagellin encodes MSFGIGSLTSQANQALTPLEQIQKQLLQPYTAAATGRRVTSPFDDPAGYAIATELQTQAGGFDAGSQNALDAGNALNIAQGALATTRNALQSLRSLAVSASNDLLSPADRQDLQTVANQLVQQVNTDAQNANFNGVPLLNGTYGSAPATPADATVTANAALAGGGNLVASAASASGATAGTIQLSVVDGAGGAAVDVTFTDTATGATTNAGQQAPGATFAVDGTTVTLGNATAQDAGSTATVQVQAAAAGSTAPDLNVQTGANEGDTTGVTTPNAGANALFLQNVDLSTGASSQNAIGQIDEAVQATVSAGATLGAQQVAIQNQIGSNNTAANALTASAADITDASAAQTSTELYQLITQQQISLLTLQNANSSFGFLNRFLNTAV; translated from the coding sequence ATGTCGTTCGGTATCGGGTCTCTCACCAGCCAAGCCAACCAGGCGCTCACGCCGCTCGAGCAGATCCAAAAGCAGCTGCTCCAGCCCTACACCGCGGCCGCCACCGGCCGGCGGGTCACCTCGCCGTTCGACGATCCCGCGGGCTATGCGATCGCGACCGAGCTGCAGACGCAGGCCGGCGGCTTCGACGCCGGCTCGCAGAACGCGCTCGACGCCGGCAACGCGCTCAACATCGCGCAAGGCGCGCTCGCGACCACCCGAAACGCGCTGCAGTCGCTGCGCTCGCTGGCCGTCTCCGCGTCGAACGATCTGCTCTCGCCCGCCGATCGCCAAGATCTGCAGACGGTCGCGAACCAACTGGTCCAGCAGGTCAACACCGACGCGCAGAACGCGAACTTCAACGGCGTGCCGCTGCTCAACGGCACCTACGGCAGCGCGCCGGCGACGCCGGCCGACGCGACCGTCACCGCCAACGCGGCGCTGGCCGGCGGCGGCAACCTCGTCGCGAGCGCGGCGTCGGCGAGCGGCGCGACGGCCGGGACGATTCAGCTGAGCGTCGTCGACGGCGCCGGCGGCGCGGCCGTCGACGTGACCTTCACCGACACCGCGACCGGCGCGACCACCAATGCCGGGCAACAGGCGCCCGGCGCGACCTTCGCCGTCGACGGCACGACGGTCACGCTCGGCAACGCCACCGCGCAAGACGCCGGCTCGACCGCGACGGTGCAAGTCCAAGCCGCCGCCGCGGGCTCGACCGCGCCGGACCTGAACGTGCAGACGGGCGCGAACGAAGGCGACACGACCGGCGTGACGACGCCCAACGCCGGCGCGAACGCGCTGTTCCTGCAGAACGTCGACTTGAGCACCGGCGCGAGCTCGCAGAACGCGATCGGACAGATCGACGAAGCGGTCCAGGCCACCGTCTCGGCCGGCGCGACGCTGGGCGCGCAGCAGGTCGCGATTCAAAATCAGATCGGTTCCAACAACACCGCCGCGAACGCGCTCACCGCGTCGGCGGCCGACATCACCGACGCCTCGGCGGCACAGACCTCGACCGAACTGTACCAGCTGATCACCCAGCAGCAGATCTCGCTGCTGACGCTGCAGAACGCGAACAGCTCGTTCGGCTTCCTCAACCGCTTCCTCAACACGGCCGTGTAG